The DNA window AAAGAAGGGGTGCCGAATCGAAACAGCCCGTAGAACTTATTAATTCACGAGGATTATCATATCCATGTCGATAAGACAGCCAGAGAGCGCATTCGATGCACTCGCTTTGATGGGTCTATTTGCTGTACCGACTTTGGCCGTAAAGAGTCCGCCGAGACTGGCCGCCGCCGCGGCTCTCGCACTTTTGTGCGTGGTTCTCAAACATGTGCTGGTAACGAACCGTCGGCGATATAAATGGAATAGCGCTCTATAAACTTCGAACCGAGACTCTCGAGCATCGCCCTTCTTGTCTTCGCGACGACACCCCTTCGCCCTCATGCAGTTTCTACTGCACTAAATTGTTGTTTAGTTCAGTAGTCCGGATATTCAAACAGACAATACTTCTTACGTGGTGACGGCACAATAGAGGGTATGTACCTCACAACACGAGACCTCTATCACAGTCGAGAGTGCGAGTCGGACCTTATGCAGATGATTGGCCACAAAGCCGAGAAGCGCTCAGAGTCGGCCGACGAACTCGAGGAGAAAGGATACGATCCATGCCCTGAATGCGTTCCCGAACGAGCTGAAGGGTAGATTCAAACCCTACTCGCCTTCGAAGCCCCACCGCTCGAGTTCCTTGGCGACGATCTCGGGATCACGCATGGCGGCCACGTACGCGGCCTCGCGAACATCAGTCTTCGAGACGTCGGTCCCCAGCTGTTCCCCTACCGCGTCGACGAAGTCGCCCTCCGCCTCCTGCACGAATCGTCGAAGATAGAACTGAACCATGTCCCGATCTTGCTGGACGTTATCTCGAGTATAGACCCACGGGACTCCGCTGTCCGAAGCACCAGCGTGGGCCGGTTCGCCAACAAGATCGTCAGCGCTGTCCAAGTCTGGATTGGTCGGCTCGTCCTCGAAATCCGGCGCTGGCTCCTGGAGTTCTGGCTCCTCGACGTCGTCCGTTTCAATTTCGTCCTCGTCGCCACCAAGACCGAGAACATCGTCGCCAGCGGAACCTTTCTTCATGCGTCAGCCACCTCCTCGATCGACGCGGCGAGCTCGTCGAGCTTCTTGAGCGTCTCCATTTCATGATCACGCTTCCGGGACCGATGCTCTTCAACGTAGTAGCGTGGCGTACACTGTTGCTTCCAGCAGCCTTCGAATAGTGACTCACGGCTCCGGATTGCGACGGGCGCAGGATAGCCACGCTCGCGGATCTCACCAAGATATTCCTCCTGGTCGGACGTACGACCCACACCGTTCGGGATCGCTGCCAAGACACCAATCTCGGCGTTGAGTGTGTCCTCGAGGCCGGCGACGAGTTCTTCCAGGCCAATCACACTCTGCATGCCCTTCCCTGTGGGCTCAACCGGAATCACCAGGCTTCGCGTGGCGTTCACGGCGTTGTATAGATGCGGGCCTGCTGTGGCCGGCGGATCGACGATGATCGTATCGTACTCCGCTGCGACCTCGTTCTCGACGAGGACCTCGCGAAGACGGTCATGTGGTTCAAACTCTTCGTCGAGATTGTCGGCCATCTCCGCTGACTTCGTGAGGAGATCACCCAGCGTCTCGAGCATATTGTGGTTCGGGACGAGGTCGAACCCATATCTGGTCTCGAGGACCAGCTCGTCGAATGGTCCACTAGCGCGATCAACCAAGTGCCGGACGAGGTTATCGGCGCCACCGTCGTCTCGAGGAGCGTCTACGCCGAGAAGGTGAGTGATCGATCCGTACTGCGGGTCGAGATCGAT is part of the Halostagnicola kamekurae genome and encodes:
- a CDS encoding ParA family protein; this encodes MLAYTAYSEAGGVGKSTIAASLADEHARDGRDVVVIDLDPQYGSITHLLGVDAPRDDGGADNLVRHLVDRASGPFDELVLETRYGFDLVPNHNMLETLGDLLTKSAEMADNLDEEFEPHDRLREVLVENEVAAEYDTIIVDPPATAGPHLYNAVNATRSLVIPVEPTGKGMQSVIGLEELVAGLEDTLNAEIGVLAAIPNGVGRTSDQEEYLGEIRERGYPAPVAIRSRESLFEGCWKQQCTPRYYVEEHRSRKRDHEMETLKKLDELAASIEEVADA